A segment of the Nitrospina gracilis 3/211 genome:
GCAAACGGCTGCGGCCTTCCCAGCGTTTCATTTACGATCTGGTGTACGAATTCCAGGCTGTCGTTTTCGATGCCCTTGCTGGCGCTGATAACCAGGGAATCCGGCTTGAGCAAGGGAGCGAAACGACCGACAGTGGATCGGAGCACATGGGTCGGCACCACCAGGACGATTTCGTCCTTATCCATCACCACGTCCTCGAACCGGGTCGAAGGGTGGATGGAATCAGGAAGGGCCATTCCCGGCAGAAAAAATGTGTTTTCGCGTTTCTCCTTGATGGCAGCGCAAACTTCCGGCTCGAAGGTCCAAAGGTCCACCTCTCGGCCTTGTTCAGCTAGGAGGAGAGACAATGCAGTGCCCCAGCTTCCGGCCCCGACCACTCCAATGCGTGAGGAATCTGTCATAACTGGTTTCGTACCTCGTATCAGGCTTCAGAAAATGTTATTTTCCAAGATGGCAAATTTCCGAATATAGCATTTTACCGCAAAATGATTGTGGAAATTGGGCTTGTGCGCAATTTTTCTTTGTGCTTAAATTGGTTCTCTGCAGTTTTCATTCACCCCGCCACCCTGTGGTTTGAACAGTATTTCCTATGGCCCAGCAACACAAACTCACCAAAAAAGACCTGAAAGAACCCGATTCCCTGCAACGCTTCGGCGGCCGTATGGTCGCATTTCTGGATGCGAACCGGGCTCTGGTGTTTGGAATAGTGGGCTTGGTGCTTGCCCTGCTTGTGGGTTCCTGGTTGTGGACCGAAAGTGAACACAGGAAATGGCAGGAGATGGAGAAACTGTATTTCGAAATGGAAAAACTGCAGAAGCGCCAACAAACCGAGCCGGATGAAAATGTTACAAGCCAGATGCAGGCTTTGCTGAAAGAGTTTTCCGATGGGCCCCAAAAAATACGTGCGCAATTGCTGATGGCGGAAACCTTTTTCGAAAAGAGTGACTACGATTCGGCCATTCAGGAATATACCCTGGTGATGCAGCAGGCCAGGCGGAATTCCCTGAATTACGTGCTAGCCCAGAAAGGGCTTGCGTATGCCCACGAAGCTAAAAAAGATTTTCAGAAGGCCGTCGAAATTTACAAATCTATTATAGACAGCTCTTCCGACTTCCCGCTATTCTATATCCACATGGGTCTGGTCCGCTGTTACGAAGCGTTGAATGACCCTCAGAACGCAAACTTGATGTTAAGAGAAATGAAGAACAAGTTTCCCAGCCATCCGGATCTGGAGAAGGTGGACCGGAAGTTAAGGCAACTCGAGTAACAGGTACTTTCCCACGGCTCAGGGTATGTTCCCACCGTTTCTAAACAGATATTTGATCCATTTCCTTTCTTCCTTCCTCTTTTTGTTTTCCTTGACCTGCCTCGCGGGTCCCGATTCTGTCCTGGCGGTTCCCTTTATAGATAAAGAAACTGAAATCAGCATGGGGCAGAAAGCCGACCCCCAGGTGATTGCCCAGTACGGATTGTACCAGGACAAAGAACTGCAGTTGTACGTGAACCAGCTTGGGCAGAACCTGGTCAGCAATATGTCCAACCCGGAATTCAGCCGCTATTTCTTCAAGGTCGTGGACAGTTCGCAAGTCAACGCCTTTGCCCTTCCCGGGGGATATATTTACGTCACCCGCGGCCTTCTTGCCATGGTCAACAGTGAAGCGGAACTTGTGGGCGTGTTGGGCCATGAAATCGCCCATGTAACCCAGCATCATGGGGCGAAACAGATAATCCGCCAGATCGGTGCACAGATTCTGAGCATCGGAGGCGCTATTGCCAGTCCAAAGAATGCCGGCGAGTGGCTGATGATCAGCACACAATTGTTCAATACGATCAACCTGGGCTACGGCCGCGATGCGGAATTGGAATCCGATGCCCACGGGTTGATGATTGCGCAGAAGTCAGGATACGATCCCAATGCCATGGTTGAATTTTTAAGTAACCTGCGCCAACAGGAAATCCTGACAGGTCAGGTGTACCACAGTTTTCAGGCGACCCATCCGGACACCAAGGAACGGATCATTCGTGCTGACACCCTTTCCGATTCGATCAACAAACGCCATGGTGGAGTCCTTAAAAAAAATCGTGAAGGGTATCTTCAAAAAATAAAAGGAATGGAATACGGCGGACGGGTTCACAAAAGCGATCGGCGGGATTATGATCAGGAATATATCGACATTTATAAAGTGAAGCCCGGCGACACCTTTCGCAGTATTGCCACAGGTCAATTGGGAGACGAAAAAAAGATTGGGATATCGCTATTTTGAATGGGCGCCGGTTGGAGTCCAGGCCTGTTCCCGGAGAGTATTTGAAAATTGTCAGGAAGGGGAAGCCGAGGAAAGACAAAATTCTGCAACTCGATCCGGAAAAGTTTTGACCTTTTTATGGAAAGTAGTATTGTACTGGAAAAAAACTGCACCGTTCACCTGAAGGAAAAGGGTGAAGTCTGCAATCGCCTGAATAAAGGGACCCGGGTTCAGGTATTGCAAGCCCGGGGAAACTGGTTGAAAATCACCTGGCGAAACGGAAAGAAAAAGGGATGGATCGAGATTCCCTGCAATTCTTCCGGAGACCGGGCCGCCCATGCTTAACTTTTCTTTTGGGAGTAATGTGGGGCTTTTATGGGTAGTCCAAATGTAGAAGACCTGGATGATGAAGAACTGCTCGTGTTGTATGAGAACACTAAGAAATTGCTGGAGGCCCGTTCTCAGGAAGACAATTCCAACAACAATAGCAAAAGGCAGTTCCTGCAGGACAAGCTTCAAAACATTGAAGACGAGTTGAGAGTTCGAA
Coding sequences within it:
- a CDS encoding tetratricopeptide repeat protein encodes the protein MAQQHKLTKKDLKEPDSLQRFGGRMVAFLDANRALVFGIVGLVLALLVGSWLWTESEHRKWQEMEKLYFEMEKLQKRQQTEPDENVTSQMQALLKEFSDGPQKIRAQLLMAETFFEKSDYDSAIQEYTLVMQQARRNSLNYVLAQKGLAYAHEAKKDFQKAVEIYKSIIDSSSDFPLFYIHMGLVRCYEALNDPQNANLMLREMKNKFPSHPDLEKVDRKLRQLE
- a CDS encoding M48 family metallopeptidase gives rise to the protein MGQKADPQVIAQYGLYQDKELQLYVNQLGQNLVSNMSNPEFSRYFFKVVDSSQVNAFALPGGYIYVTRGLLAMVNSEAELVGVLGHEIAHVTQHHGAKQIIRQIGAQILSIGGAIASPKNAGEWLMISTQLFNTINLGYGRDAELESDAHGLMIAQKSGYDPNAMVEFLSNLRQQEILTGQVYHSFQATHPDTKERIIRADTLSDSINKRHGGVLKKNREGYLQKIKGMEYGGRVHKSDRRDYDQEYIDIYKVKPGDTFRSIATGQLGDEKKIGISLF
- a CDS encoding SH3 domain-containing protein, producing the protein MESSIVLEKNCTVHLKEKGEVCNRLNKGTRVQVLQARGNWLKITWRNGKKKGWIEIPCNSSGDRAAHA